One stretch of Scatophagus argus isolate fScaArg1 chromosome 18, fScaArg1.pri, whole genome shotgun sequence DNA includes these proteins:
- the tnfsf10 gene encoding tumor necrosis factor ligand superfamily member 10: MTGSGPKLGVLLLLAVLLQTVVVTITVLHFTTALNSMTETFARSSVSCLTGADLQSITAVRGDPCWQVTQQLHLLIEKSLSQLYQKQISSAVRDEVSRVLPSLVMADRASPRPKVAAHVTGSFVPKLEREGGAPVSAGRRVQGQKISSWEGQKGLAFLQDVQLVDGELVVPQPGLYYVYAQTYFRHTHSLGKEGEESEEPEDRGRPLLQYVYKKVSSYPVPILLMKTSRTSCWSRGSQFSLHSAHQGGLFPLSSGDRLFVTVTNASAVDMDEKSSFFGAFLIS, translated from the exons ATGACGGGCTCCGGTCCGAAGCTCGGggtcctgctgctgttggcgGTTCTGCTGCAGACTGTGGTAGTCACCATCACCGTGCTGCACTTCACAACTGCGCTCAATTCG ATGACGGAGACGTTTGCCAGGAGCAGTGTTTCCTGCCTGACGGGTGCTGACCTACAGAGCATCACAGCTGTACGTGGTGATCCATGCTGGCAGGTCACTCAGCAGCTTCACCTACTCATTGAGAAG tctctctctcagctttACCAGAAGCAGATTTCATCAGCAGTCAGAG ATGAAGTATCTCGAGTGCTGCCCTCACTTGTGATGGCAGACAGGGCTTCGCCTCGCCCTAAAGTTGCAGCCCATGTCACTGGCAGCTTTGTGCCCAAACTGGAGcgagagggaggag CTCCAGTCTCTGCTGGGCGCCGCGTTCAGGGGCAGAAGATTTCTTCGTGGGAGGGGCAGAAGGGGCTGGCCTTCCTGCAGGACGTCCAGCTGGTGGACGGAGAGCTGGTGGTGCCGCAGCCCGGCCTCTACTACGTGTACGCCCAGACCTACTTCAGGCACACCCACTCCCTGGGGAAGGAGGGTGAGGAGAGCGAGGAgccagaggacagagggagacCGCTGCTGCAGTACGTCTATAAAAAG GTGAGCTCCTACCCTGTTCCGATCCTGCTGATGAAGACAAGCCGGACGTCCTGCTGGTCTAGGGGATCCCAGTTTTCTCTGCACTCTGCCCACCAGGGGGGGCTGTTCCCACTCAGCAGCGGCGACCgcctgtttgtcactgtgactAACGCCTCTGCTGTGGACATGGACGAGAAAAGCAGCTTCTTTGGTGCGTTTCTCATCAGCTAG
- the msl2b gene encoding E3 ubiquitin-protein ligase MSL2b — MNPVNATSLYVSASRSVLQCDPRDPRALAELCKLLPFFRQSLSCLVCGNLLQDPIAPTDSSCQHYVCRGCKGQRMQLKPSCSWCKDYSRFEENRQLSLLVHCYRKLCLYITQSPLAAHIASAASDSPDLQAILNEGLTLSENEPEAEDISDSVGLAQTASTSELVQPDEAPLTRELKAEEPSPISVNGLHDCNGLVSSDTLQPITIETGGGVAKHESFSEEIPVCVSVAGTGEAGLCDISSFGDDLKHGGGSLLLSVEEVLRTLETDTDPDPTTEPNPQPDCPSSVHQSSLNGPHCPSGPDSSRLIPSLPPENSPRPPHTHPQPSLQPHTQPSTVIPHVPPRYHRKRSRSESDSEKVQPLPISSLLRGLPLGINSSPHHPNPGATTKQEPKFPAAIPHPHLAPVPNGGPPKVGKTVLVSSKALKKTVEHHGAPKKAYTKARQGAPKPRAQPRDRVPPHPHAHPLTHPPSPSKPMYKKPVEKKGCKCGRATQNPSVLTCRGQRCPCYSNRKACLDCICRGCQNSYMANGEKKLEAFAVPEKALEQTRLTLGINLTSITAAALRSPATSSPGNTLLNVTTATGAPVTATFLSGAGHENRGFDDSLEMRFDC, encoded by the exons ATGAACCCGGTGAATGCGACCTCTCTCTACGTCTCCGCAAGCCGTTCGGTGCTGCAGTGCGACCCCAGAGACCCCAGGGCCCTCGCGGAGCTCTGCAAGCTGCTGCCGTTTTTTCGCCAGTCCCTGTCCTGCTTGGTCTGCG GTAACTTGCTGCAGGACCCTATTGCTCCCACCGACTCATCATGTCAGCATTATGTCTGTCGAGGCTGTAAAGGTCAGAGGATGCAGCTGAAGCCGTCCTGTAGTTGGTGTAAGGACTATTCCCGCTTTGAAGAAAACAGGCAGCTCTCCTTGCTGGTCCATTGTTACAGGAAACTCTGTCTCTACATCACACAGTCTCCGCTTGCCGCGCACATAGCCAGTGCAGCCAGCGATTCGCCGGACCTCCAGGCCATCCTCAATGAGGGCCTCACATTGTCTGAGAATGAGCCAGAGGCTGAGGACATTTCAGATTCTGTTGGCCTGGCGCAGACCGCCTCCACCTCCGAGTTGGTCCAGCCTGATGAAGCGCCTCTTACGAGGGAGCTCAAGGCAGAGGAGCCAAGCCCCATCAGTGTAAATGGACTCCATGATTGTAATGGCTTGGTTAGTTCAGACACTCTGCAACCCATCACCATAGAAACAGGTGGAGGTGTTGCAAAGCATGAGAGCTTTTCAGAGGAGATCCCAGTCTGTGTTAGTGTTGCAGGGACTGGGGAGGCAGGTCTTTGCGACATCAGTAGTTTTGGGGATGACCTGAAACATGGAGGGGGGTCATTGTTGTTGAGTGTTGAGGAGGTGCTCAGGACTCTTGAGACTGACACTGACCCTGACCCCACCACGGAGCCGAACCCCCAGCCGGACTGCCCATCCTCTGTACATCAGTCCAGTCTCAATGGACCTCACTGCCCATCTGGCCCAGACTCTTCCCGCCtcatcccctccctccccccagAGAACAGTCCCCGCCCACCCCATACTCACCCGCAGCCCTCACTGCAGCCTCACACTCAGCCCTCCACTGTTATCCCCCATGTTCCCCCTCGGTACCATCGCAAGCGCTCCCGTTCAGAAAGCGACAGTGAGAAGGTGCAGCCCCTCCCCATCTCCAGCCTCTTACGAGGGCTTCCACTGGGTATCAATAGCTCTCCGCATCACCCTAACCCTGGTGCCACCACCAAGCAGGAGCCGAAGTTTCCTGCAGCCATACCCCACCCTCACCTGGCCCCTGTACCTAATGGTGGTCCCCCCAAGGTTGGCAAGACTGTGCTTGTCTCCAGTAAGGCGCTGAAAAAGACTGTGGAGCACCACGGGGCCCCCAAGAAAGCTTATACAAAGGCCAGACAAGGAGCCCCCAAGCCCCGTGCTCAACCCCGTGACAGAGTACCCCCCCATCCCCACGCACACCCCCTCACACACCCACCTAGCCCCTCCAAGCCAATGTATAAGAAGCCTGTAGAGAAAAAGGGTTGCAAGTGTGGCAGAGCCACGCAGAACCCCTCGGTGTTGACCTGTAGGGGGCAGCGCTGCCCTTGCTACTCCAACCGCAAG GCGTGTCTGGACTGCATCTGCCGCGGCTGCCAGAACTCCTACATGGCCAATGGAGAGAAGAAGCTGGAGGCCTTTGCTGTGCCAGAGAAAGCTCTGGAACAGACTCGTCTCACGCTGGGCATCAACCTCACCAGTATCACCGCAGCGGCCCTCCGTAGCCCGGCCACCAGTTCTCCCGGCAACACCCTTCTGAACGTCACCACGGCAACAGGGGCCCCCGTCACAGCCACCTTCTTGTCGGGGGCAGGACATGAAAACAGGGGCTTTGACGATTCACTGGAGATGCGGTTTGACTGCTGA